The Hydrogenispora ethanolica genomic sequence CCCCTGCTATTTCCCATTCCGGCGAAGACCATCACCAGATTGGATCCCATCGCCGTGATATTCTGGGTGATCTGTTGCTTGGCGCCCTCGCCCAGGGCTACCATGACAATGACCGCGGCCACCCCGATGATCACTCCCAGCATGGTCAATAAGGAACGGATTTTGTTCGCGGCCAGGTTTTTGACGGCCATCGTAAGATTTTCAGTGACTCTCATGCCGGCCATCCTTCCCGATCGATCATGATCTGGTGATTTGATTCATCGGCCACAAGCTTTCCGTCGCGGAAGCGCAAGATCCTCTGGGTGTAGTTGGCGATATCCGGCTCATGGGTTACCATCACTATCGTCATCCCTCTACGGTGCAGTTCCTGAAAGATAGCCAGAATCTCCACGCTGGCCTTGGAATCGAGATTCCCGGTGGGTTCGTCGGCCAGCAACAGTTTCGGCTGGTTGACCAGCGCCCGGGCAATGGCCACCCGCTGTTGCTGGCCACCGGACAGCTCCCGCGGTTTGTGATGAATGCGGTGTTCCAAACCGATCCTGGTCAAGGCTTGACGGGCGAGGCCATGCCGCTCCGCCGTGGACATCCCGGCATAGATCAAGGGCAGTTCCACATTTTGGAGGGCGGTCAGATTCGGCAGTAAATTAAAGGACTGAAATACAAAGCCGATCTCCTGGTTGCGCAGTCGGGCCTGGTCCCATTCGCCCAATTCCGCGACTTCCCGGCCGACCAGCCGGTACGATCCGGAGCTCGGCTGGTCCAGGCAACCGATGATATTCATCAGCGTCGACTTTCCCGAACCCGACGGTCCCATCAAGGAGACCATCTCCCCTTCGCGGATGGTGAGCGAGACTCCGTCCAGCGCCCGCACCTCCGTGTCGCCCATCTGATAAACTTTACAGATATTCTCCAATTCCAGCATCCGTCCTCACCTGCCCATCCGGCGCATGCCACCGCCACCACCGCCGCCCATGCGGATCATCGTCGGCCCGGGATCTCTGCCCTGATCCGGAATCTGCAATTTGGGCACGGCAACCAGCTCTCCTTCGGTCAAGCCGGATAGGATTTCTACATGATCCGCGGTTTTATATCCCAACCGCACCTTCCGGGAGACGAATTTACCCTGCTTCAACACTTTGACGATGGCGCCGTCGCCATTCTGTCCGGTTATCGCCCGCGCGGGAATGGCCAAGACATTCGGATGAGCATTCACCATAATCGTCACATCCACTGTCATTCCCGCCTTCAAAAGACCCTTCAGGTTTTCACGGGATCGTTTCATCACACTATTCGGCGGCGGATTGCCGCGATCCCCATTCCGTATCGCTCCCCGCTGCTTGCGCCGTTCGCCGACGCCACGCTCCGGCGGAGTCAGGGAGGAATCACTGCCGCTCCCCAACAACGGTTTGATGACCACCGGGAACGTAACCACGTTTGAAGTGACAGTTCCAGTGCTTCCGAATGAGATCACCTCGCCCGGCACAATCGTGCGGTTTTGGTCATTGGCGCTGATCTCGGCCGGCAGACCGATCGCCACTTGGTTGATGTCGCCCTGGTCCACGGCAGCCTCGATCCGGATCGCTCTATCCCCGCCCAGAGTCAACAGCTCGTCGGTGTTCGCCACCGTCTCTTCCAGTTTCACATTGATCCAGGAGACTTCGGCGTCAAATGGCGCCCGGATGAGAATATTGTTATTCTTATCCACCCCGTTCTTATCCAACGAATCCAACTTTTGCCGATATTCAGCCACCTCGGTTTGGTGTTGCCAGACTTTGCTCTGGGCGTTTTCCAGATCGTCGATAGTCGTGCCTTGGATTTTATAGAGAATCTGTTGCCGCTCCAAAGCTTTCTGCGCGACCTTCAAATTTTCCTGAGCCTGCTCTAACGAGGATTTCCAACTGGAGGAATAATTGATCAGATCCGCGTCTTTTAACTGCAGGATCAATAAAATATCCCCTTTTCGGACCGAATCGCCCGGTCTCACCAGGATCTCTTTGACCGTTGCGCTATAGGGCGGATAAATCGCGGCGTTTTTCTCGGTAACCACATTTCCAGTGGCGTCAATCCGGTCACTGAGATCCATCCGCCGTACCTCAATGGTATTGAACGCATCGGTCTGTTCGGCCAGCGCCGCCTGCTGCCGTTGTTGTTTGACGAGCCAAACGGCAGCGAAAGCGATCAGAATCGCAACTCCCAGGATCATCCATTTCTGCTTCCAATTTTTCAAATTTGCTCTCCTCCAATCAATACCGCGCGCAAATGTTTTTTGAGACACTTCCAGAGACAATTGCAGTCATTTCCTCGCTCATGCCCGAATTTCTCTCCTACGTTATAGGAGGGGGAATGTACTCACTTTATTTCATCTGGCTTTCTGATCGGCTTTTTGATCAAACAAGTAAAGATCGCCGAGGGCCTTTTTCAGTTTCTGCAAGGCCAATACCCGGTCATAGCCAGATTTTACGGCCGCTATCTGCGCGTCCAAGGCGTCCTGGCGCGCATCAGAAAGATCTGCGAAAGTAATCGAACCGAATTGCCGCTGAACCTCTTTGATCTCCAGATCCTTATCGTAATACGGCAATGCCTTTTGATTCAATTCATGCTGTTTGACGGCCAGTTGATACTCGGAAAACGTCTGAGAAACATCCAGCAAAATATTCTGGCGTTCTCTCTCCAGGTCCAATTTGGCATTGTCCAGCGTATACTGCGCTTGCTTTGTTTGATTGGCGGCAGTGCCAAAATCGAGGCTCCAGTTGAACTTTAAAGTGAAGTACCTTTTCTTGGAGCCATAATAATCCGTATTGGTAGTGCCGATGTTGGCCTGAGACTGATAAGAATTGTCCTTTTTAGCAGCCAACCAGCTAAAATCGCCGCTCAAAAAATCATAACTCAATCCAAAACTTTGGGTTTGATCCTGATCGTTGTAACTTACGGATACGGCCGGCATCTCTTCATTCTTGGTCTGCGCCCAGGTCCGCTGAGCCTGCTTGAAAACGATCTCTTTTTTCTGCAGCTCCAACCGTCTTTGCAGGGCTTTTTGTTGCAACGCGGCCAATTGTTCATTGATCGGGTCCTCTTTGAAATTTACTTCTGCGAATTGATAATTGGAGAGGTCTTTCAGCCCGAGCTGATTGGCGAGTTTCTGCTTGGCGATGTCCAAATCGGAGCGATCCTTTTCCACATCGAACTCAGCCTGGTTCAAGCTGTTTTGAGTTTTGAGCTGATCTGGCTTGGTGATCTTGCCCAGACTCAGTAGCTTCGTTGCCAGGGCATGGTCTTCTTTGTATTTCGCCAGCGCCGCTTCATGCAGTTTCAATACTTGCTGGGCTTTTAAAACCGTAAAATAATACTCATACGTATTATAGATGACCTCGGCCTGATCGATTTGGAGTGTCGCCTCGGCCGTAACCTGCTCCCACATCGCGGCTTCGATATTGGAGACGATTTTCTGGCCATACAGGTTATACGTGGTCGGAATCGTCTGCTGAACCACGATCTGATAGGCGCTCGGATAAGTATCGTCGGTTGTTTGATATTGGTATTGCCCTTCCACGGTGGCCTGCGGCAGGATATTCAATGCCGCTTTCTTGACTGCCAGTTTAGACTTTTCCAAGCTGTTGCGGTCCGTTTTCACTTGATAATCGGCTTGACAGGCCATTTCCACCGCTTGTGAGAGGGATAAAGTTTGGCTTTCACCAAAGGCTGGACTCCAGCCGAGTAAACCGATAAAACACGCGATGATCCACCATGAGCGTTTCAACTCAAGTCGTTTGCTCTGCAAATTTCATCCCCTGCGCTTCCTCTTTTCATTTGTTCTCTCATCCTTAACCGGCGATTCTGCTATTCCAGCTGATAGGCTTTTTGACGCTGGAGGACCTCTGCGGGTCGGTTGGTGATAGGTTGGAAAGAACAACGTAAAACTGACCCCCGCGTCCTCCCCGTTCGCAACAGTAATGCTACCCCCATGAAGTTCAACCAGTTTCTTTACGATGGCTAATCCCAGACCATTCCCGGATTCACCGCCACGTTTTTTAGCGCGGTAGAAACGCTCGAAGATTCGGGGCTGGTCCTCGAGGGGAATCCCGGAACCGTCGTCCCGAAAATGAATCACGCTCCAACCATCGGCTTCCCTGCATTCAATGATAATCTTTTGCAAACCGTCCGAATGTTGCAGCGAGTTATTGAAGAGATTTTGCAAAATCTGTTCCAAACGGCGGTAGTCGGCGTAAATGTATTGGCCGATCTCGGTCCGGCATTCCAGTTCGATCCGCTTCCCTTTCAAGGATAAATCGTTCCTTCTTTTGAATTGCTCCAAGAATTGCCGGCAATCAATGGCATCCGGGTCAAGGCTGACAGTTCCGGCGTCAAAACGGGCCAACTCCAATAACTCTTTTACAAATGAGGATAACCGCTCCGCCTCCTCCGAGGCAATTTGCAGATACGACTGCTGTTCGGAGGCAGTTAATTGCAGTTCCGTCATTTGCAGCGTTTCCAAGTATCCCTTGATGGACGTAAGCGGCGTCGATAATTCATGCGATATATCCACGATAAACTGCCGGCGCTGGCGATCGATGGCCTGCAGCTCGCCGGTGAATTTTTCAATGGA encodes the following:
- a CDS encoding TolC family protein; this encodes MEMACQADYQVKTDRNSLEKSKLAVKKAALNILPQATVEGQYQYQTTDDTYPSAYQIVVQQTIPTTYNLYGQKIVSNIEAAMWEQVTAEATLQIDQAEVIYNTYEYYFTVLKAQQVLKLHEAALAKYKEDHALATKLLSLGKITKPDQLKTQNSLNQAEFDVEKDRSDLDIAKQKLANQLGLKDLSNYQFAEVNFKEDPINEQLAALQQKALQRRLELQKKEIVFKQAQRTWAQTKNEEMPAVSVSYNDQDQTQSFGLSYDFLSGDFSWLAAKKDNSYQSQANIGTTNTDYYGSKKRYFTLKFNWSLDFGTAANQTKQAQYTLDNAKLDLERERQNILLDVSQTFSEYQLAVKQHELNQKALPYYDKDLEIKEVQRQFGSITFADLSDARQDALDAQIAAVKSGYDRVLALQKLKKALGDLYLFDQKADQKAR
- a CDS encoding sensor histidine kinase, whose protein sequence is MRIPEIRSYFRMVLIFFGLLWLFFIYQGVIIHFGLGKTILPRVLQEKQEMLQYIKADIRWKFEHNPDFDLRRYIAKENRNFHRTRLAFVPYVHRVDLGGGNYRYQVRRNHKMIWVAAEKIAVGSQSGYLIFFSNDLNRIAGMFRMLSTFMLMALGPALIFGFLIFRWLYRRSSTLLEAVERLSRGQYQTRVTLRGNDEFASIGRALNEMAASIEKFTGELQAIDRQRRQFIVDISHELSTPLTSIKGYLETLQMTELQLTASEQQSYLQIASEEAERLSSFVKELLELARFDAGTVSLDPDAIDCRQFLEQFKRRNDLSLKGKRIELECRTEIGQYIYADYRRLEQILQNLFNNSLQHSDGLQKIIIECREADGWSVIHFRDDGSGIPLEDQPRIFERFYRAKKRGGESGNGLGLAIVKKLVELHGGSITVANGEDAGVSFTLFFPTYHQPTRRGPPASKSLSAGIAESPVKDERTNEKRKRRG
- a CDS encoding efflux RND transporter periplasmic adaptor subunit; this translates as MKNWKQKWMILGVAILIAFAAVWLVKQQRQQAALAEQTDAFNTIEVRRMDLSDRIDATGNVVTEKNAAIYPPYSATVKEILVRPGDSVRKGDILLILQLKDADLINYSSSWKSSLEQAQENLKVAQKALERQQILYKIQGTTIDDLENAQSKVWQHQTEVAEYRQKLDSLDKNGVDKNNNILIRAPFDAEVSWINVKLEETVANTDELLTLGGDRAIRIEAAVDQGDINQVAIGLPAEISANDQNRTIVPGEVISFGSTGTVTSNVVTFPVVIKPLLGSGSDSSLTPPERGVGERRKQRGAIRNGDRGNPPPNSVMKRSRENLKGLLKAGMTVDVTIMVNAHPNVLAIPARAITGQNGDGAIVKVLKQGKFVSRKVRLGYKTADHVEILSGLTEGELVAVPKLQIPDQGRDPGPTMIRMGGGGGGGMRRMGR
- a CDS encoding ABC transporter ATP-binding protein; the encoded protein is MLELENICKVYQMGDTEVRALDGVSLTIREGEMVSLMGPSGSGKSTLMNIIGCLDQPSSGSYRLVGREVAELGEWDQARLRNQEIGFVFQSFNLLPNLTALQNVELPLIYAGMSTAERHGLARQALTRIGLEHRIHHKPRELSGGQQQRVAIARALVNQPKLLLADEPTGNLDSKASVEILAIFQELHRRGMTIVMVTHEPDIANYTQRILRFRDGKLVADESNHQIMIDREGWPA